The Bdellovibrionales bacterium CG10_big_fil_rev_8_21_14_0_10_45_34 genome includes the window GAAGGAGCCAGGCCGGTGCAAGAAAATCGTATTAAGCTAACAATTGGCGTCAGCGAAGAGCTGTACGAGAAGTTTCAAAGGGCTCAAGACATTTTGTGTCGAAGAACTCAGAGGCCACTTAACTACGAAGCTACACTTGAGCAAATCGTGGAGTTTTTTGTCGAAAAAGCGGACCCCGTAAGAAAGGCCCAAAGGGCTGCCATAAAGAAGGCGGCAGCAGAAAATCAAGCGCCAAGCGACGACAGCAGTCGCGCTGGAAATTCTGAAAAGTTAGTAGCTGAAAAAACAGGGGAAGAAGAAGCTAGAGCAAGGGGGCTGCCTGAAACAAATAGTCCTATTGCCAAAACAAGTGCGAAGGAGCTTCAGAAAAAAGAAGAGTCATTAAGCAATGCGAGCAAATTAGGGGCGGTGAAAAATGCAAAATACGGAGCAAACGTACATAAACACAATGAGGACCATTTAAGGAGTTCAAAGGAAAGTGCTTCAAAAGTATTGTTCACAAGAACAGTAAATCTGCAGCCACCATTTGGAACCCCAAACCTCGAGTATGAAAATAAAAAGGACGGGCTTAATAACGTAAGCGAAAGTGCAGCGAATCAACTGTTCTTAAGAACAGTAAAGCTAAGGCATAAAAGAAGAGACCTCACCCACGAGCAGCGAAGTCATCGGAAAAACCTTCCGGCTGAAGTTCGTCACACAGTGATTCTACGCGACGGAAATCGCTGCACTCACAGAAACAATCGAGGCTTTCGATGCCCTGAAAAANNNNNNNNNNNNNNCCAGAGAATGTGACTATTCTTTGCAAATCCCATCACTTGCTACATCACGAAGGCGAGGGGCTTTTCAGTGCGAAGTATCACCGCATCGATAGTAGTTTACGATAAGTATGCGACAGCTTCTACCGGAACAAATATATTCACGCTTTAAGTAACAATCCCTACGGGCAGGTTGGCAAATCAACAATCGAAGGGAACCCGGTGCCGTCTAGCGGGACTTCGGGAGTGGGACCAGTGGGAGCGGTAGGAGTGGGGGTCGTTGTTCCTGGGTTACCGCTGCTTGAAACCTGGTATTTGATAGAGCTATAAAGCTTCTTGATGTTGATCCTGCTTCCATTCTTAAAATAGCTTTCGAGCTTAGCGGAATGGTCGTTAGACTCATAGAGAAGCATCCATTTTTTAATTTCATCGGCCTTTACATTTTCGCTGCCGACGCGTTCAGCAACATATCCCCATGCAAGTGCGGCAGCACCGGAAACTTGTGGAGTGGCCATCGACGTTCCCGATAGAGGGTAGTACTCAATGGGCGTTTGCCCATTTTTCAGCCCCAAAGCAGCGGTAGACCAGATGCCTTCACCGCCGGAGCCGGGTGCTGAAATTTCAACGACACTTGGACCGTAATTTGAAAAAGAAGAGAGGTTGGTTGTTGCAATCGGATTCTGATCGGTAGACCCAACTGCTATCACCTTAGAATTTGTTTTTGCAAAGTAAGCGGGGTACTCCCTAGGTTCGCTTGTGCTATCCATGTTTGCACGCTTAAGTGCTTGTGAACATGTTGAAGAAGGTTTGAGTTGGCACTCTACGTAGCCGTTTCCTGCCGCTGTAATAACAAGGCGATTTGCAGCCGTAGCTTTGTCAACAGCTTCCTTTAAAAGTGAAGGTGCCTGAAATCCAGACGGGTAAGTAACTCCAAGGCTCATGTTAATAATATGAGAAGTCTTTGCGGCTTCGATGATTGCATTGTAAAGGACATCATCTGGAAAATGCGCAACCCACTCCCCGCTTTCTTGAGACCACTTAAGTCCGTTGTAAGAAACCATATTCACACGCGGCCCGCCGACGCCAGCCACCCCGATGGAGTTTCCGATGGTGGCACCAATAAGTCCGGCCACATGAGTTCCGTGAAAAAACGTGTTAAGGATTGATTCGGTAACGCTCCCAGACTGTAGAGGCATTTCGGGGCGTCCTTGAAGGCTTCTTCCGCTCACCATATCTTTCGATAGTGATCGATTTACCTGCTCTAGATCAGTGTGATTCCAGTCCACTCCTGAATCTATTATTGCCACTGTGACGTAGCCGGCGGCACTGATTTCGTCACTCAGAAATGAATTCACGCCAGCTTGACTTTCAATGGCCGAATGAAAGGTTTGTTGCGGAAACTTTGGATCATTCCAGACGAGAGACGGAACAAATCGCGGCACAGATTCTGTAATGCCAACAAGGCATCGATCTTTCTTAGCAAGTTCACTTATCTCAGAAAAGGTCATTGAGGACCTAAGCACAATTTCAACAGCTTTCTCGTGAGACAGAACTGGCGATCGATCAAGTTCTGCCTCAGCAATAAGAGAGTCGACAGGCGAAGAAGACAATGTTCTGAGGTTCAGAGAAAAGTAAAACTCGGAGTCGGAGAGGCCGCTGCCGCCGGTGAATACGTCTTCCAAATTTTTCACACAAACAAGGTCGATAAGAACATTCAAGCGTGTGCCGGCGAGAATTTCATCGGCGGCTTTAAAGGCAGTGGGCTTTGAAAGATCAAAACTCATAGAGACTTTAGACCCTTCTAGAGTCTCGAGTTTTCCCTTCTGGGCAGAGTATCCTTCTTGAGCATTGTGGATCGTCTGCGGAGAAAGTTGAACCTTACTCTCACTAAAAGAGCCTTTGCCTGATGGCCTACAAGCCGACTTAAAACTGTCACTTTGTTGGTTAGCTAGTTTGAACGGCACCCCACAATTCTGATAAACCATCAGAATAGCGGCGCCCCATAATACAAGATGAAAAAGCCAACGAAACATATACAAACAGATATCGGAATGAGATGTGCCTGGCTTGATCGCTTTTGAGACGATGCTCAAAGTTTAGCGACGAGAGAACTTGAAGAGTCGTGTGTAGCTGCTACGAAAAGCATCTTCCATTATTCAGAGTCTCAGAATGAGATGCAAATTCGCAAATCATCTCGCTCTTAACTCCATCTTCGACCTCAAATCTATTTTAACCCCTAACCCCACCCAAAACAGAAGGAGGCCTGGAACTGCATAAAATAGCTACGGCTGCTGGACTTTAGCTGTAGATTCCACTACTAAATCGATTTGAAAATCTCCCTAAGGTCTAGATTCTGCTTACTCTTCTGCGAGTTTTTGCCGAAAAAACTTATGATTAGAAGAGAAGTCCCGGCTGCTCCAAAGCCACCGACTCAAACTGAGATGAGCGGCAGGGTGAGGAGATCCTATTTTGGGCCGCAATCAGAAAAACCAAATTTTAAAAGAAGATTTATCAGAGAACTCAGCGGAGGTTTTATTGCAGTCTCCTGGGCAATTCTTTCACGAGTCCGTTAGGGACGCACTGGCTGCCAGAAGTATGGAGACATTTCCTCTTGCGGAGTCCTACCTTGCTGACATTTTGGAAAAGTACATGGTAACAGATGCTCTCTACGAGCTCGACAATGAAAGCGGTAAGAGGCGCCAAGACACCCTAGCCGAAATGTTTTTACGAGCGCAAAATGCCGAAACCAGTTTAAAGCTCAACCTTTTAAAAAGACTGGCTGAGACTTCTCTTTACGTGGGCGGCTTTTTTGGAGAATCATTAGATCGAAAAATTGTCGATATCGACTACTATGCCGAAATGGGCGGGAGTGCTTACCAAATGCTCTCGCGGTTAGTTGCTGAAGACACTTTTGCTCATTTGTATAAAGAGTATTCGTATAGATTTCTAGAGTTCGTTGATGTGCTCTCGCATATCAGTCTTAAGAGCCGCCCGAACTCCAATAAGAACCTTCTGCACCACTATACCAGGTATCTAAAGACCGGCTCAGAACAAGCTTTAGAAACACTTCTTGAACAGGGTGTTATTCCTCCAGCTGGACCTACCAAGATTACAGAAAATTAATAGCACTTGTTGCTTTCTTGATTAAGAGCGGCCAAAGCAGGATTTGTGGGCGGCACCAGGGGTTAAATCTTTGTCTCAAAATTAAAGTTAAAAGTTGCCGTTTGCTACACTGATTGGTTTGTCTACTTATTCCCCGAAGACAATAAGAACAGCGCCCGATTCTACACTTTGGCCCTTTTCTACCTTAATCTCTTTTACAACAGTATCAGCCACTGCTTTGATCTCGTTCTCCATTTTCATAGCTTCCATGATAAGCAAGGACTGACCGGCTTTTACCGCGTCTCCGGCCTTAACATAGATATCTACGATCTTTCCCGGCATGCCGGCAGCCAAGTTATCACCCGCGCCAAATCCAGTTCCTTTTTTCAAACTTTCATGAAGAAGCATTTCATCGTTGTAGAGTTTAATTTCGCGATAACTGCCACGTGTATATACATTGAAGTGTTGGCCTTCACCGGCCACATCGATCATGTAAGAGGAATTTTCAAACAGAAAACTAATCGCATCATCCATCCGCATGTATTGGCTTTTCGGTATACGATGTATCTCTTTCTTTTTATCGTCTTCTTGAAGGCTAACAGTCCAATTGCTGCGTCCTTCTAGAACTTCCATATGAAATTTCCGACCATTCATTTCTGCCAAAAAATACATCTTTCTCTCCTAAAAAAGTTTCTCAAAGCTATTTCAAACAGCACTCTTTCTTTGCAGGTCTAATTCAAAAATAGTCTTCGTGTTTAGGCCTCGATAACAAAAAGCAGTAACTAGTAAAAAGTGGACATACTTCTAACGCAAAGAGGCTTCGCGGCCGACTTTCTTCCATTGGCTAGCCAAGTTAACATCCCAAACCCCCAAGGACTTTTGTTGATTGTAGGCTTCAATCGCGGCACTGATCAAAAATACGCGATCGTCTACATACTTAAATAGATCAATGTATTTGCCGCTAAAATCCTTTTCAATAAATTGAGTCGTGTAGCTGCCATCCAAGAACTTGGGATGCGCCAAAATGCTTTTGTGAAGAACGATGTTCGTCTTGATACCAGTGATGGAATACTCATCCAAAGCGCGACTCAACCTTGAAATAGCCTCTTCTCTGGTGTGCCCGAACGCGATGACTTTCGCAAGCATAGGGTCGTAATGAATCGGAACTTCGTAGTCAGGGTAAATGTAAGAATCCACGCGAATAAAAGGTCCTTGAGGGTTGCGACACCGACGGATGTAACCAGGTGAAGGCACGAAGGTGAGAGGGTCCTCTGCACAGATGCGCGCCTCAACGGCGTGCCCTCTTTGAACAACGTCCTCTTGTTTGAAGCTAAGCTTTTTTCCAAGTGCGACCATTATCTGCTCTTTAACGAGGTCGATTCCCGTCACCATTTCAGTGACAGGATGTTCAACTTGAAGCCGCGTGTTCATCTCCATAAAGTAAAAATCTTGTGTAATGCCATCAAAAATAAACTCAAATGTGCCAGCACCAACGTAGTCAATGGCTTTTGCGGCCTTCACTGCAATCTCACCCATACGAGTACGCACCGCTTGCGAGACAGCGGGCGATGGTGACTCTTCAATGATTTTTTGGTGTCTTCTTTGAACACTGCATTCGCGATCAAAGAGGTGGCAAACGTTCCCGTGTGTATCTCCAAAAACCTGAATCTCAATATGTTTCGGGTTGCTAATAAAGCGCTCTATGTAAACTGTGTCGTTTGAAAAATAATTGAGTGCCTCTGAGCGCGCTGCTTGAAAGGCACGCTCAAGCTCGGAGTCTTCACGAACAAGTCTCATGCCTTTACCGCCGCCCCCTGCGGACGCTTTGATCATGACGGGATAGCCGATTTCTTTTACAACAGCTCTGGCTTCGTCTAGAGTTTTAAGAGAGCCTTTGCTTCCAGGTACAATCGGCACTCCGGCATTTTCCATTGTTTCACGAGCCATGAGTTTATCGCCCATAACCTCGATATTTTCTGGTGTTGGCCCAATAAACTTTATACCCGCTTTTTCAATTGTTCGGGCAAAGTTTGTGTTTTCACTTAAAAAACCATACCCGGGATGAATGGCATCGGCCTTAGAGTGCTTGGCAACCTCAATGATCTTTTCAACATTCAAATACGACTCTCTGCTAGGGGCAGGGCCTACGCAATAGGCTTCATCTGCTAAAATAACATGTAAGCTGTTTCTGTCGGCCTCGGAGTAAACTGCGATAGAACGAATTCCCATTTCACGACAGGCTCGTATGACTCTAATTGCAATCTCGCCTCGATTAGCGATCAGAATTTTTTTAAACATTGTTCCCTCTCAATCGTTCACTAAAAAGTCAAACTGGCATCGTCAGAACGAAAAGTTACCCCAAATCTCCTACTTACGAAAACCCTCAATTCAATTTCCTTCTTTAAAGCGGAATGTTTCCGTGCCGCTTTTTGGGCATATAATCTTTTTTGTTTTTCAAAAGCTCGAGTGCTTCAACAATTCGCTTTCTTGTTATTGCAGGTTCAATGACCTCATCTATGTAACCAAGCTCTGCAGCCTGATAAGGATTGGCAAACTTACTTTGGTACTCCGCCGTTAGCCGGGCTCTCTCTTTGTCAGGGTTACTTGCTTTTTTAATTTGCTCTCTAAAAATGATATTCACGGCTCCTTCAGCTCCCATCACCGCAATCTCAGCAGACGGATAGGCAAGGTTAATATCTGATCGCAGATGCTTTGAAGCCATCACATCGTAAGCTCCGCCATAGGCTTTTCGAGTAATCACTGTGATTTTTGGCACAGTCGCTTCTGCATATGCGTAAAGCAATTTGGCGCCGTGAGTGATGATGCCATTCCATTCTTGCTCAACACCCGGCAGGAATCCGGGAACATCCACAAGCGTTATGAGTGGTATATTAAAAGCATCGCAAAAGCGTACAAATCTAGCAGCTTTTATACTGGCTTTGATATTCAAACAACCAGCTAGAACCTGCGGCTGATTGGCCACAATACCTACGCTTCTTCCGTTAAATCGAGCAAAACCCACGATGATATTGGTGGCATAGTTTTGGTGAACCTCTAAAAAGTACCCTTCATCGACGACAGATCGAATCACCTCTTTCATGTCGTATGGTTTTTTAGGATTCGCTGGTATGAGGTAGTTCAGCGATTCTTCTACACGATCGGGCTTGTCTTTTGTAGGTAGCACCGGTGGGTCGTCAACATTGTTGCTTGGTAGAAAGTTAAGAAGTTCACGAATCATCAAGAGGGTGTGCTTCTCATCTTCGCAGGCGAAGTGTGCAACTCCTGATTTCTCGGCATGAGTATGTGCGCCACCGAGGCTTTCTTTCGAGACATCTTCGTGAGTCACCGCCTTGATAACATCGGGCCCTGTCACAAACATGTAGCTGGTGTTCTTAACCATAAAAATAAAATCAGTAATACTTGGGCTATAAACGGCGCCGCCCGCGCACGGCCCCATAATCGCGCTGATCTGCGGTATCACGCCTGAAGCCATCGTGTTTTTCAAAAAGATGTCAGCGTAACCACCAAGTGCTTCAACGCCTTCTTGAATGCGCGCCCCCCCGCTGTCGTTGAGCCCAATCATTGGGGCGCCTGCCTTCATCGCGAGGTCCATTATCTTACAAATCTTCTTTGCTTGAGTTGAAGAGAGTGAGCCACCAAAGACAGTGAAGTCTTGTGAATAGACGAAAACTTGTTTTCCGTTGATGCGTCCGTATCCGGTGATAACTCCATCACCAAGAAATTTTTTATCTTCCATTCCAAAGTTAGAACAGCGGTGGGTCATAAAGCGGTCAATTTCGACAAAGCTTCCTGGATCGAGCAGAATGTCTAATCTCTCACGAGCTGTATATCTGCCGCCTTCTTTGTGTTTTACTGCCTTATCTTCGCCGCCCCCGACAAGAGCCTCTTCGTTCTTTCTCTCAAGCAGTGTTAGTTTTTCATCTGTAAGATGTGATTCAGTTTCCATTTTCTTAACGCTCCTCTTAAGGCATTTCTCAAAACTACTTTTACGGATGCAGTCGTCCGTACATTCGCGGGAAAGGAATAGCTTCGCGAAGGTGAGGCGCGCCTGTGATCCAAGCTATTGCCCTCTCAACGCCAAGTCCAAAACCCGCGTGTTCAAAGCTACCATATCTTCTCAAATCCAAATACCAGCTAAAAGCTGATTCCGGAAGGTTATGCTCTTTTAGTTTTTTAAGCAGCACTTCAAGATTGTCCTCGCGTTGACCCCCACCAATAATTTCGCCGTAGCCGTCGGTGGCAATCAAATCGCAGCTCAAGCAATATTCTGGCTCTGCCGAATCTTCTTTCATATAGAAAGCTTTGATTTTCGTGGGGTAGTGATGAACAAAAACAGGTTTCTCAAACTTTGCACTCAAGATGGTTTCATCTGGAGCCCCAAAGTCGTCACCCAATTTAAACTCAGGGTTTTCTTTTAAAATGATTTCGCAAGCTTCTCTATAATGAATTCTCGGAAAGGGCGGCTTAATTTTTTCAAGGCCACTAGTGTCTCTTTCAAGAACTTTCAATTCTTCGACCCGGTTTTTTAAAACCGACTGCACGATATGAGTTACAAACTCTTCTGCAAGCTCCATGTTGTCGTAGAGGTTGTTAAATGCGACCTCTGGTTCAACCATCCAAAACTCAATAAGGTGTCTACGAGTTTTTGATTTCTCTGCGCGGAACGTGGGCCCAAAACAATACACTTTACCAAAGGCTGCGGCGCCGGCCTCCATGTAGAGTTGTCCGCTTTGCGAAAGATAGGCTTTGTCGTCAAAATACTGCGTTTCAAAAAGTGTCGAGGTGCCCTCGCAGGCATTCGGAGTAAAAATAGGAGCATCAATGGGGGTAAACCCTCGGCCATCAAAGAATTCTCTTATCGCGTGAATGACCTGACCGCGCACACGAAGCATAGCATGCTGCTTGCGTGAACGAATCCATAGGTGTCGGTTGTTCAGAAGAAAGTCGATCCCATGTTCTTTAGGCGATATTGGATAGGGCTCTGCCTTAGAGAGAATCTTCAGTTCTTTTGCGGTGATCTCGTAACCACCTACGCTGCGGGGCTCTTTGCGAACGCTTCCTGTAACTTCGACCGTGCTTTCTTGTGTGAGAGATTCGAACAACTCAAAGGCTTCTTCTGCGCATTCACCTCGAAAGTAAACGCATTGGCAAAAGCCTGTACCATCTCTCAACAATAGAAACTTGATTTTTCCAGAAGATCGCGAATTGAAAACCCACCCCTTAAGGGTCACTTGGTTGCCTTCTTGCTTCGCCAACTCAGCAATCGTCATCAGGTGCCAGCTCCTATTTGCGGACGCAAAGCGTCTTATCCAGTTCAGTAAGCCAGCAAGGTTAGCACAGCGGGCTGGCCTGTGCCAGGGCGGAAATCGGGCGCACAGCGCTATACTGGGTCTTTAAAGATCCCGGGATGCTTAAAGTGGGACTCTCCGGTTAGGGAAAGGTAGGCCGAAAGCAAAACTAGATTTTTATAGAAAAATCTAGAAAAAAAAGCTAAAATACTAACTTGGAGGTTTCGAGTGGGCGCAAAGCAACTAGCCACAAAGATTGATTCTCAGATCAAAGATGCATTAGATTCTTTTTGCCAAGAGCGGGGTTTGAAGATTGGTCGTTTTATTGAAGATGCGATCTTAGACAAACTTGAAGAGTATGAGGACGTCTCCGATCTCAAGAACCTAAGAAAAGAAACCTATCGGCCATTCGATGATATTTTGAAAGAACTTAAAAAGAGTGGCAAAGTATAAAATCCTTGTCAGCGCGTCGGCAGAAAAAGTCTTAAAAGGACTTCCAAAAAAGGACCTTGCTAAGGTTGCCATTACTGTTCAATCCCTTGCGTCGGATCCCTTTCCGTTAGGATGTAGAAAGCTTGCGGGTGAAAAAAATGTATTTCGCCTTCGTCAGGGCAGTTACCGAATCATTTACGAGGTTTTCAAAAGCGAACTCATTATTCACATCCTCAAGGTAGGCCATCGAAAAGACGTATACAGAGGCATATAGGGGAAGAGTGCAACAGAGCCATTGGTACTGCTCCAAAGCTGCGATCTTTAAATAGATTAATTGATGGAGGTGTGGCGAAAATAAATTCAGGTCGTTAAGTAGCATTGAAATTTGGAACAATAGGAGTTGAGAGTGCTAAATATTTACATCGACGCCGATGGTTGTGCTGTCAAAGATGAAGTTTACAAGGTGGCCTGCCGCTATAAACTTGAGGTGTTCGTTGTGGCTAACAAACCGTTGGTGATTCCAATGAGTGCCAAAATACATATGCAGGTCACTTCTGGCGGCTTTGATGCAGCCGACGACTGGATTGCCGAGAACATTTCGCAAGGTGACATTCTGATAACGTCCGATTTGTTGCTCGCTGATCGCTGCATTAAACGCCAAGCCAGGGTTCTCGGGCCCAAGGGGCATGAATTCGATGAAGAAAATATTGGTAGCGCGTTGGCCTCACGCGAATTGATGGCCCATTTGAGACAAATGGGAAATGTGAACACAGGGCCAGCCCCAATGGCAAAAGCGGACCGCTCAAAATTTTTGTCAAAACTTGACCAAATTATTCAGTCTATACGCAAAACCACTGCGTAATGTGAATGCGTAAGTAACGTAACCGGTCAAAGTAGGATCAAATCAGCGTGATTCAGCCCACGAAACGGCAGAGTTCGGGTGATTTGCTTGCCTGCCTAGTGCGCTTTAAGCTTAAAGGCTTTTATCGAATCTGCTTGCATGCCTAGATTAGCGAGTTATTCATCAGCTGTTTCGAGTTCGTCGTCGTCGGTGTGGTAGCGCTGGAATTCTTCAGTAAAAGCGAACTTCGTTGGGTCTTTGATGCGATCGACGTAAAGAGTGGCAAACAGGTGATCGAGCTCGTGTTGAAACACGGTTGCTAAAAAATCTTCTGCCACAACGGTGCGAGGCTGAGCTTTGTGATCTAAAAAATCAATTGAAACTTTGCGTGGTCTCTCAACAAAACCTCGGAGTCCTGGCACTGACAGACAGCCCTCCCAAAACCCTTGCGCAGTTTCATCGAGCACTTTGATCACAGGATTTATGATAACGAACTGCTCAGACTTCACTTGATTCGGATACCGCTCGTTGTCTTCTTGAATGTCGATGACGGCAAGCTGGTAAGGTTCATGTACCTGCGGAGCCGCAAGCCCCACTCCACCGTATTCTGTCATCGTATCAAACATGTCAGCTATCAGTCGCTGGATCTCATCCGAAAGGATCTCGTTCTTCGAGAGGGTTCTCGCCGGCTGCCTCAGTACGGGGTGGCCCATGCGGGCGACTTTTCTAATAGCCATTGTTCAGGTCCTATCTATTTGAAAGAAGGAATTCACTCAGTTTCGCAATCGGAACGCGATTATCAAGTATACGCACGCCCTCTTGATGACAAACAATAGCGTGCGGCACACGAGTGCGAAAGACCTTTTTTACTTCATGGTGACTGAGAATCTCGAATTTTGGAGGTGCAGTGACCTTTGCTTCAACAAACAAAAAATCTTGCGGGCTCTTCTGAATCAAGAAGTCGATCTCTTCTTGATCCTTTGAGCGCCAGTGATAAATCTGCCAGCCAAGTTGAAAGTTTATATTGAGTTTATAAATCTCTGAAAAAACAAGATTTTCAAACAGTCGACCTTGTTGAGGAGAAGTTAAGATTGGCTCCGCTGAGCTCCAGCCTTGAAGGCGGCAGGCCAAACCAGTATCTACAAAATAGACTTTAGGTGATTTGATCAGCCTTGAAGACAAATTTGAACGAAAAGGCTCTACAAGGGCAATTACACGCATCGTCTCAAGAACAGATATCCAATCTTTAATTGTTTTAGAATCGACCCCGACATCTTTCGAGAAGCTGGCATAGTCGATAAGTTCACCAATTCGACCAGCAAGAAGTTTCGTGAACTTCAAGAACTCATGCCGTTTTTGAATTCCTGCAGATAAAACTATGTCCTTTTCAATGTAGCTAGAAATATAATCGTCTAAATATTTTTTAACTTCCTTTTTTTCGTTGGTGTAGAGCTCAGGCCAACCGCCTTTATAGAGGATGTCTTGAATTCTTTGCTCTCTAAAAGCCAATACTTCAGAGACGCTCAACGTGTTCAAGTCAAAAAAACTAGCTCTACCAGCAAGACTCTCTTTAACATGTCGATCCATGAGAATTTGATTCGAACCAGTGAGGCGAATGAAAGTGTGCTCTTCAATGTTATCTCGCTTCCACAAGTCGACTTGTCTCTTGAGAAGGGGGAAGATTTTGGGTGCATATTGAGCTTCGTCTATGAAAAGCTTGGGAGCGCCGAATTCTTTCAGAAACAAATGCGGGTCCCTCTCTGCAAGGTCCCTTATATCTGGATCATCAAGTGAAACCTCTTTAAAGGAGGGGTCGAGATGCAAAAGCAATGAGGATTTGCCACATTGCCGAGGCCCCCTTACAATTTGAATCGGATCTTGATTGGCGCGCAAAATGCCTGAAATATCTCTGTTAATCCACATACTTGGCCATTATGGAATCCGATTCCGTTTTGGTCAAGATATTAGAATCCCTGTCTAGAGTGTCTAATTACTGCCCAGCCCAAAGCAATGCTGTCCCGCCAGCGGGTGCGAAGGAGCGAGCTACAGTTTTCGTCCAGGTATCACTTATTTTTAAGCACTGTGGCTGCTAGTCCAAAGCCGGTTCAAAAGTCTTCGGGTAAAACGACCGTTCCGTTGGTTTTGATTCTGTAAGGTCCGGTGACGAGACTGCTTACAATCTTTTCACGAAGGTCTGAAACTTTCATCTGCGGATACTTACTCAAATAAAGTGCGGCAATCCCTGAGACAAACGGCGCGGCCATGCTTGTTCCATCCTGACGAGAGAAGCCTCCGGGGACTGTGCTAATGATTCTTTCGCCGGGTGCTAATACGTCTACCGGGTTTCCGAAGTTAGAAAACCACGTGCGCAGGTGAATCGTCCCCAGGGCTCCCACAGTGATTTGATTGCTCAAGTTGTATTTAGCGGGGTAAACATCGTAGTACTCTAAATTTAAACCTTCGTTTCCGGCGGCGGTGACAAACAGCACGTTCTTCTCAGCAAGCGCTTCAATAGTTCGCTTAAGCTCTGCTGAGCAGCCAGGCCCGCCCCAGCTCGCATTAATGATATTCGCACCCATCTTTACCGAATAGTCGATGGCTTCAATCGAAGACGCCGTTGATCCTGATACAGCGCTCATAAAGTCTGCAGGTAATATC containing:
- a CDS encoding acetyl-CoA carboxylase biotin carboxyl carrier protein subunit, producing MYFLAEMNGRKFHMEVLEGRSNWTVSLQEDDKKKEIHRIPKSQYMRMDDAISFLFENSSYMIDVAGEGQHFNVYTRGSYREIKLYNDEMLLHESLKKGTGFGAGDNLAAGMPGKIVDIYVKAGDAVKAGQSLLIMEAMKMENEIKAVADTVVKEIKVEKGQSVESGAVLIVFGE
- the accC gene encoding acetyl-CoA carboxylase biotin carboxylase subunit, which produces MFKKILIANRGEIAIRVIRACREMGIRSIAVYSEADRNSLHVILADEAYCVGPAPSRESYLNVEKIIEVAKHSKADAIHPGYGFLSENTNFARTIEKAGIKFIGPTPENIEVMGDKLMARETMENAGVPIVPGSKGSLKTLDEARAVVKEIGYPVMIKASAGGGGKGMRLVREDSELERAFQAARSEALNYFSNDTVYIERFISNPKHIEIQVFGDTHGNVCHLFDRECSVQRRHQKIIEESPSPAVSQAVRTRMGEIAVKAAKAIDYVGAGTFEFIFDGITQDFYFMEMNTRLQVEHPVTEMVTGIDLVKEQIMVALGKKLSFKQEDVVQRGHAVEARICAEDPLTFVPSPGYIRRCRNPQGPFIRVDSYIYPDYEVPIHYDPMLAKVIAFGHTREEAISRLSRALDEYSITGIKTNIVLHKSILAHPKFLDGSYTTQFIEKDFSGKYIDLFKYVDDRVFLISAAIEAYNQQKSLGVWDVNLASQWKKVGREASLR
- a CDS encoding methylmalonyl-CoA carboxyltransferase, translating into METESHLTDEKLTLLERKNEEALVGGGEDKAVKHKEGGRYTARERLDILLDPGSFVEIDRFMTHRCSNFGMEDKKFLGDGVITGYGRINGKQVFVYSQDFTVFGGSLSSTQAKKICKIMDLAMKAGAPMIGLNDSGGARIQEGVEALGGYADIFLKNTMASGVIPQISAIMGPCAGGAVYSPSITDFIFMVKNTSYMFVTGPDVIKAVTHEDVSKESLGGAHTHAEKSGVAHFACEDEKHTLLMIRELLNFLPSNNVDDPPVLPTKDKPDRVEESLNYLIPANPKKPYDMKEVIRSVVDEGYFLEVHQNYATNIIVGFARFNGRSVGIVANQPQVLAGCLNIKASIKAARFVRFCDAFNIPLITLVDVPGFLPGVEQEWNGIITHGAKLLYAYAEATVPKITVITRKAYGGAYDVMASKHLRSDINLAYPSAEIAVMGAEGAVNIIFREQIKKASNPDKERARLTAEYQSKFANPYQAAELGYIDEVIEPAITRKRIVEALELLKNKKDYMPKKRHGNIPL
- a CDS encoding asparagine--tRNA ligase; protein product: MTIAELAKQEGNQVTLKGWVFNSRSSGKIKFLLLRDGTGFCQCVYFRGECAEEAFELFESLTQESTVEVTGSVRKEPRSVGGYEITAKELKILSKAEPYPISPKEHGIDFLLNNRHLWIRSRKQHAMLRVRGQVIHAIREFFDGRGFTPIDAPIFTPNACEGTSTLFETQYFDDKAYLSQSGQLYMEAGAAAFGKVYCFGPTFRAEKSKTRRHLIEFWMVEPEVAFNNLYDNMELAEEFVTHIVQSVLKNRVEELKVLERDTSGLEKIKPPFPRIHYREACEIILKENPEFKLGDDFGAPDETILSAKFEKPVFVHHYPTKIKAFYMKEDSAEPEYCLSCDLIATDGYGEIIGGGQREDNLEVLLKKLKEHNLPESAFSWYLDLRRYGSFEHAGFGLGVERAIAWITGAPHLREAIPFPRMYGRLHP
- a CDS encoding type II toxin-antitoxin system RelE/ParE family toxin produces the protein MAKYKILVSASAEKVLKGLPKKDLAKVAITVQSLASDPFPLGCRKLAGEKNVFRLRQGSYRIIYEVFKSELIIHILKVGHRKDVYRGI
- the def gene encoding peptide deformylase, which codes for MAIRKVARMGHPVLRQPARTLSKNEILSDEIQRLIADMFDTMTEYGGVGLAAPQVHEPYQLAVIDIQEDNERYPNQVKSEQFVIINPVIKVLDETAQGFWEGCLSVPGLRGFVERPRKVSIDFLDHKAQPRTVVAEDFLATVFQHELDHLFATLYVDRIKDPTKFAFTEEFQRYHTDDDELETADE